Proteins from a single region of Bombus vancouverensis nearcticus chromosome 5, iyBomVanc1_principal, whole genome shotgun sequence:
- the Src64B gene encoding tyrosine-protein kinase Src64B isoform X2, whose protein sequence is MGKCCSKRQEPQPLGYKKADTGLSSKHSNGGSLDRYTADPNQRGVQTRADIIRPRPTPSHSQRSNKIVVALYNYTARESTDVSFVKGDRMEVLDDSEPDWWKVLHLTTLQEGLIPWNFVAVERSVESEDWFFENVSRKEAGKLLLVDENPRGTFLVRPSEHNPRGYSLSVKDWEEGRGHHVKHYKIKPLDNGGFFIATNQTFPTLPALVMAYSKNALGLCHVLSKPCPKPQPDMWDLGPELRDKWEINRNEIQLIRKLGHGNFGEVYYGKWRNKIEVAVKTLRPGTMSTEAFLQEAAIMKQFRHRHLVALYAICSKEEPIYIVQEYMCNGSLLDFLRTGDGKYMQFEDLIYIAAQVASGMEHLESKQLIHRDLAARNVLIGEKNKAKICDFGLARAIEDDEYCPKQGSRFPVRWTAPEAIVYGRFSIKSDVWSYGVLLMELFTYGQVPYPGMQGREVIDQINKGYRMPKPLNHPLPDSIYRLMLQCWDASPEKRPTFEFLNHYFESFNVTSEIPYLEPPTD, encoded by the exons ATGGGCAAGTGTTGTAGCAAGCGGCAAGAGCCTCAACCCCTTG GTTACAAGAAAGCAGATACAGGACTAAGCTCAAAACACAGTAATGGAGGTTCTTTGGATCGGTACACTGCTGACCCGAATCAGAGGGGTGTACAAACGAGGGCAGACATCATACGACCGAGGCCGACACCTT CGCATTCGCAAAGGTCGAACAAGATCGTGGTGGCCCTGTACAATTACACCGCGCGCGAGAGCACCGATGTCAGTTTCGTAAAGGGAGACCGGATGGAAGTATTGGACGATTCCGAGCCCGACTGGTGGAAAGTTTTACACTTGACAACTTTGCAAGAAGGTCTCATCCCGTGGAACTTTGTGGCCGTGGAGCGTTCGGTCGAGAGCGAAGA TTGGTTTTTCGAGAATGTCTCCCGTAAAGAAGCTGGAAAGCTTCTTCTGGTGGATGAAAACCCTCGGGGAACGTTCTTGGTGAGACCCAGCGAGCACAATCCACGAGGATACAGTTTATCCGTGAAGGATTGGGAGGAGGGAAGGGGTCATCATGTAAAACACTATAAAATTAAGCCGCTCGACAATGGAGGATTCTTTATCGCTACCAACCAGACATTCCCGACCCTACCCGCCCTTGTTATGGCGTACAGCA AGAATGCATTGGGTCTGTGTCATGTGCTTTCGAAGCCCTGTCCAAAACCGCAGCCGGACATGTGGGATCTCGGGCCCGAGTTACGAGACAAATGGGAGATCAATAGGAACGAGATACAGCTGATACGGAAATTAGGCCACGGCAATTTCGGCGAGGTATACTACGGTAAATGGAGGAATAAAATCGAAGTGGCTGTGAAGACGTTGCGACCAGGGACCATGTCTACGGAGGCGTTCCTCCAAGAGGCGGCTATCATGAAACAGTTCCGACATAGACATCTAGTCGCGTTGTACGCGATCTGTTCGAAGGAAGAACCGATTTATATCGTGCAAGAATACATGTGCAATGGCAGCTTGTTGGACTTTCTCAGGACAGGTGACGGCAAATACATGCAGTTCGAGGATCTGATTTACATTGCTGCACAAGTGGCATCCGGTATGGAACATCTCGAGAGCAAGCAATTGATACACAGAGACCTTGCTGCGAGGAACGTCCTGATAGGCGAGAAGAATAAAGCAAAGATTTGCGACTTTGGTCTCGCCAGGGCGATCGAGGATGACGAATACTGTCCTAAACAGGGAAGTAGATTCCCTGTTAGGTGGACTGCTCCCGAGGCCATTGTCTATGGCAGATTTAGCATCAAAAGCGATGTTTGGTCTTATGGCGTGCTGCTGATGGAGCTCTTCACTTATGGCCAAGTTCCTTATCCTG GTATGCAGGGTCGCGAAGTAATCGATCAGATCAATAAAGGCTATCGGATGCCTAAACCATTGAATCACCCGCTGCCGGACAGCATTTACCGATTAATGTTACAATGCTGGGATGCTAGCCCCGAGAAGCGACCCACGTTCGAGTTCCTTAATCACTATTTCGAGTCATTCAACGTCACTAGCGAAATACCCTATCTAGAACCACCAACTGACTGA
- the Src64B gene encoding tyrosine-protein kinase Src64B isoform X1: MGKCCSKRQEPQPLGYKKADTGLSSKHSNGGSLDRYTADPNQRGVQTRADIIRPRPTPCKLQIPHQPRKTSSPVVKPASHSQRSNKIVVALYNYTARESTDVSFVKGDRMEVLDDSEPDWWKVLHLTTLQEGLIPWNFVAVERSVESEDWFFENVSRKEAGKLLLVDENPRGTFLVRPSEHNPRGYSLSVKDWEEGRGHHVKHYKIKPLDNGGFFIATNQTFPTLPALVMAYSKNALGLCHVLSKPCPKPQPDMWDLGPELRDKWEINRNEIQLIRKLGHGNFGEVYYGKWRNKIEVAVKTLRPGTMSTEAFLQEAAIMKQFRHRHLVALYAICSKEEPIYIVQEYMCNGSLLDFLRTGDGKYMQFEDLIYIAAQVASGMEHLESKQLIHRDLAARNVLIGEKNKAKICDFGLARAIEDDEYCPKQGSRFPVRWTAPEAIVYGRFSIKSDVWSYGVLLMELFTYGQVPYPGMQGREVIDQINKGYRMPKPLNHPLPDSIYRLMLQCWDASPEKRPTFEFLNHYFESFNVTSEIPYLEPPTD; the protein is encoded by the exons ATGGGCAAGTGTTGTAGCAAGCGGCAAGAGCCTCAACCCCTTG GTTACAAGAAAGCAGATACAGGACTAAGCTCAAAACACAGTAATGGAGGTTCTTTGGATCGGTACACTGCTGACCCGAATCAGAGGGGTGTACAAACGAGGGCAGACATCATACGACCGAGGCCGACACCTTGTAAGCTCCAAATTCCTCACCAGCCCCGTAAAACAAGCTCGCCTGTCGTTAAGCCTGCAT CGCATTCGCAAAGGTCGAACAAGATCGTGGTGGCCCTGTACAATTACACCGCGCGCGAGAGCACCGATGTCAGTTTCGTAAAGGGAGACCGGATGGAAGTATTGGACGATTCCGAGCCCGACTGGTGGAAAGTTTTACACTTGACAACTTTGCAAGAAGGTCTCATCCCGTGGAACTTTGTGGCCGTGGAGCGTTCGGTCGAGAGCGAAGA TTGGTTTTTCGAGAATGTCTCCCGTAAAGAAGCTGGAAAGCTTCTTCTGGTGGATGAAAACCCTCGGGGAACGTTCTTGGTGAGACCCAGCGAGCACAATCCACGAGGATACAGTTTATCCGTGAAGGATTGGGAGGAGGGAAGGGGTCATCATGTAAAACACTATAAAATTAAGCCGCTCGACAATGGAGGATTCTTTATCGCTACCAACCAGACATTCCCGACCCTACCCGCCCTTGTTATGGCGTACAGCA AGAATGCATTGGGTCTGTGTCATGTGCTTTCGAAGCCCTGTCCAAAACCGCAGCCGGACATGTGGGATCTCGGGCCCGAGTTACGAGACAAATGGGAGATCAATAGGAACGAGATACAGCTGATACGGAAATTAGGCCACGGCAATTTCGGCGAGGTATACTACGGTAAATGGAGGAATAAAATCGAAGTGGCTGTGAAGACGTTGCGACCAGGGACCATGTCTACGGAGGCGTTCCTCCAAGAGGCGGCTATCATGAAACAGTTCCGACATAGACATCTAGTCGCGTTGTACGCGATCTGTTCGAAGGAAGAACCGATTTATATCGTGCAAGAATACATGTGCAATGGCAGCTTGTTGGACTTTCTCAGGACAGGTGACGGCAAATACATGCAGTTCGAGGATCTGATTTACATTGCTGCACAAGTGGCATCCGGTATGGAACATCTCGAGAGCAAGCAATTGATACACAGAGACCTTGCTGCGAGGAACGTCCTGATAGGCGAGAAGAATAAAGCAAAGATTTGCGACTTTGGTCTCGCCAGGGCGATCGAGGATGACGAATACTGTCCTAAACAGGGAAGTAGATTCCCTGTTAGGTGGACTGCTCCCGAGGCCATTGTCTATGGCAGATTTAGCATCAAAAGCGATGTTTGGTCTTATGGCGTGCTGCTGATGGAGCTCTTCACTTATGGCCAAGTTCCTTATCCTG GTATGCAGGGTCGCGAAGTAATCGATCAGATCAATAAAGGCTATCGGATGCCTAAACCATTGAATCACCCGCTGCCGGACAGCATTTACCGATTAATGTTACAATGCTGGGATGCTAGCCCCGAGAAGCGACCCACGTTCGAGTTCCTTAATCACTATTTCGAGTCATTCAACGTCACTAGCGAAATACCCTATCTAGAACCACCAACTGACTGA
- the LOC117158955 gene encoding uncharacterized protein LOC117158955 isoform X1 has translation MFPQTLSTEPCKIVTMADEVLPASLEKLEIDRLSSSCPHITPTDKAKPSNPFRTTSKIVSSDCSHLFRRRLIPVKPTLTTNSPRGVKSTTNFKPSKNERVLDKNKKNSIIKEAVLKLNNIGTNCLSDNVANTLIKETCKFNISGKNSKIFGHGTVTKDFKTLNISEDSRQAKDDTSIQDNYQVNSFQRARSNTMPSLKRGPGPGGGNNNNNNINNNNNNNSQSEAAGSTGQPSSSNTCSVQARISPPSCDVTIDELASYFEEFVHIPKKMSHMAEMMYI, from the exons ATGTTCCCGCAAACGCTGAGCACGGAACCGTGCAAAATTGTTACCATGGCTGACGAAGTACTGCCGGCGAGTTTAGAAAAGCTCGAAATTGATCGTCTCTCATCGAGCTGTCCTCA TATTACACCCACTGACAAAGCGAAGCCGTCAAATCCATTTAGAACAACAAGTAAAATCGTCAGTTCTGATTGCAGTCATTTATTTCGAAGACGATTGATACCTGTCAAGCCAACATTAACCACAAACAGTCCCAGAGGCGTTAAAAGCACAACGAATTTTAAACCATCAAAAAATGAAAGAGTActtgataaaaataagaaaaactcaATAATCAAAGAGGCTGtactaaaattaaataatattggCACTAATTGTCTTAGTGATAATGTAGCAAATACATTGATTAAAGAAacatgtaaatttaatatttctggTAAGAACTCAAAGATTTTTGGCCATGGTACGGTCACAAAGGACTTTAAAACGCTAAATATTAGTGAAGACTCTAGACAAGCTAAAGACGATACCAGCATTCAAGATAATTATCAAGTTAATAGTTTCCAACGTGCACGTAGTAATACGATGCCAAGCTTAAAAAGAGGGCCTGGGCCAGGTGGAggcaataacaataataataatattaacaacaataataataataatagtcaaTCAGAAGCTGCTGGCTCAACTGGTCAACCTTCAAGTTCAAATACATGTTCAGTACAAGCACGAATATCTCCACCTTCATGCGATGTCACTATTGACGAGCTTGCCAGCTACTTCGAGGAGTTTGTTCATATTCCAAAGAAGATGTCGCACATGGCAGAAATgatgtatatttaa
- the LOC117158955 gene encoding uncharacterized protein LOC117158955 isoform X2 produces the protein MMQALVNTHFNDRYFLYSMLRNNNIDYDPITPTDKAKPSNPFRTTSKIVSSDCSHLFRRRLIPVKPTLTTNSPRGVKSTTNFKPSKNERVLDKNKKNSIIKEAVLKLNNIGTNCLSDNVANTLIKETCKFNISGKNSKIFGHGTVTKDFKTLNISEDSRQAKDDTSIQDNYQVNSFQRARSNTMPSLKRGPGPGGGNNNNNNINNNNNNNSQSEAAGSTGQPSSSNTCSVQARISPPSCDVTIDELASYFEEFVHIPKKMSHMAEMMYI, from the exons ATGATGCAAGCACTCGTGAACACGCATTTTAATGATCGTTACTTCTTGTACTCGATGCTGCGAAATAATAACATCGACTATGATCC TATTACACCCACTGACAAAGCGAAGCCGTCAAATCCATTTAGAACAACAAGTAAAATCGTCAGTTCTGATTGCAGTCATTTATTTCGAAGACGATTGATACCTGTCAAGCCAACATTAACCACAAACAGTCCCAGAGGCGTTAAAAGCACAACGAATTTTAAACCATCAAAAAATGAAAGAGTActtgataaaaataagaaaaactcaATAATCAAAGAGGCTGtactaaaattaaataatattggCACTAATTGTCTTAGTGATAATGTAGCAAATACATTGATTAAAGAAacatgtaaatttaatatttctggTAAGAACTCAAAGATTTTTGGCCATGGTACGGTCACAAAGGACTTTAAAACGCTAAATATTAGTGAAGACTCTAGACAAGCTAAAGACGATACCAGCATTCAAGATAATTATCAAGTTAATAGTTTCCAACGTGCACGTAGTAATACGATGCCAAGCTTAAAAAGAGGGCCTGGGCCAGGTGGAggcaataacaataataataatattaacaacaataataataataatagtcaaTCAGAAGCTGCTGGCTCAACTGGTCAACCTTCAAGTTCAAATACATGTTCAGTACAAGCACGAATATCTCCACCTTCATGCGATGTCACTATTGACGAGCTTGCCAGCTACTTCGAGGAGTTTGTTCATATTCCAAAGAAGATGTCGCACATGGCAGAAATgatgtatatttaa